Genomic DNA from Rana temporaria chromosome 1, aRanTem1.1, whole genome shotgun sequence:
caccaccaccatcaaccctctgctgctgccaccaccaccatcaaccctctgctgctgccaccaccaccatcaaccctctgctgctgccaccaccaccatcaaccctctgctgctgccaccaccaccatcaaccctctgctgctgccaccaccaccatcaaccctctgctgctgccaccaccaccatcaaccctctgctgctgccaccaccaccatcaaccctctgctgctgccaccaccatcaaccctctgctgctgccaccaccatcaaccctctgctgctgccaccaccatcaaccctctgctgctgccaccaccatcaacctcaaccccctgccaccatcagacatatCATCGGGCTGCCTGTGCACTCACCACACCACCAGGCTCAGTCAGCCTCAGCAAGGCAGGGGTCCGTTAActtgcagcagggggggggggggtgcggtgcTGTGCGGTCTGGTCCAAGCCCGTGCAGTGACTCCCACACATGCCAGCGTCTgctgctctgtccactccacggtCTACTCTCCACCACGATGCTCCTCAAATCCGCCCGCTCAAACACATCATTGGTTGCGCGGCAGGTGGGCTGGGCTTAGCAGAGGTAGCAGGAAGGCTCGGCTTAGGAGGATCGTACGTTCTCGCCGAATTCCGGAGCCAACACaggctgggagaccatgccggcgGCGGCGATGCTCTTAATTGCCAGGTCACACGAGCCCCCCTTTACGGAGCCTCGCGGCCCCCCaggggggcgcgccccactatttgagaagcactgctctACGTTAAGATGGCATAGGCCAGcggtggcaaaccttggcaccccaggtgttttggaactacatttcccatgatgctcatgcactctgcagtgcagttgagcatcatggggaaatgtagttccaaaacatctggggtgccaagtttcaccatcactggcctaggctataagaagattgccaagatcctgaaactgagctccagtacggtggccaagaccatacagcggtttaactggacaggttccactcagaacaggctttgCCATGgtggaccaaagaagttgagtgcacctgctcagcatcatatacagaggttgtcttagGGAAATAGACGagtaagtgctgccagcattgctgcagaggttaaaggggtttggaggtcagcctgtcagtgctcagatcatatgcatcaaattggtctgcatgcctTTCGGCCCAGAAGGaagctaaagatgatgcacatgaAACCACACCAACGGACAAAGGACATGGATTACAGGAACTATGTCCtgcggtctgatgagaccaagataaacatatttggtttagatggtgtcaagcgtgtgtggtggcaaccaggtgaggagtacaaagacaagtgtgtcttgcctacagtcaagcatggtgtccagagtatcatggtctggggctgcataagtgctgctgacactggggagctacagttcattgagagaaccatgcatgccaacatgtactgtgacatattgaagcagagAGTGATTCCCTCccatcggagactgggccgcaggaccgtattccaacataacaaccccaaacacctccaagatgaccactgccttgcttgaAGAAGCtgcgggtaaaggtgatggactggccaagcatgtctccagacctaaaccctattcagcatctgtggggcatcctcaaacagaaggtggaggagcgcaaggtctctaatatcaaccagctctgtgatgtcatcatggaggagtggaagaggactccagtggcaacctgtgaagctctgttgaACTCCATGCACGAGAGggctaaggcagtgctggaaaataatggtggccacacaatatTGACaccttgggcccaatttggacattttcacttatgggTGTATTCACGTTTGTTGCCataaatgtgtatataaatgtatgaaaaagtcatatgggtacagagttgcatgactgcataattgtcattcaaagtgtgtcagtgttgaaaattggcctgggcaagaaaggggtaaaagtgcccagtagtgaagtggttaagaagaataCATGTCTCAAAACCATTtgatttttctataaaaatacactCTCTCAACATTAATCTAACCATTATGTTTATATGTTTGTCTTTTCTAGATTCAGCTATGGGACACGGCAGGACAGGAGCGTTTCCGTAAGAGTATGGTGCAACACTATTACAGAAATGTGCATGCTGTGGTTTTTGTGTATGATATCACAAACATGGCCAGTTTCCAGAGCCTACCAGCCTGGATCGAGGAGTGTAAGCAACATTTGCTCACAAACGACGTGCCCCGCATTCTGGTTGGAAATAAATGTGACCTAAAGGACTCCATTCAAGTGCCCACTGATTTGGCTCAGAAGTTTGCCGATGCTCACAGCATGCCAATGTTTGAGACCTCTGCCAAGAATACCAATGACCATGTGGAAGCCATTTTTATGACTCTGGCACACAAGCTCAAAAGTCACAAGCCATTAGTTTTGAGTCAGCCTCCAGAGAGCACAGTGGAGCTGAATTCTGTGCCAAAGACCTCTTTTCCCTGTGGATGCTAGATGTCCGTTTTGTTGGACTAGAATGCAGCGGGCATTTTACAAGTGGAATTCATACAAAATTCGGTTACATTGGGCACCAGGAAAGATGCATGGTTTCATGGAGGCCTAAGGCATGTGCTgttcagggtgtttttttttgtttttcttcattgAACCTCAAGATAAAAATGTTGATCAAGTGTCGGTTTACTTGCATTGTGACTGAGAACTgaccatctttttattttttacatttactcCGTCTGAAAAGACACATACCTTTTTGGCAAGTGCAATTTTAAGATATAAGGAAGATAACATTAATGTGCTTTATCAATATGCATTACTTTAACATGATCTACCATCTCGCCTCTGTATTTTATGGGTGACATTACGTTTTCCAGATGTGTATTTGTACTGATCATCTTTCCTACCTAGCTGCTCTCTTTTATTATTGGACTGGTACTTGGCACACAATTGACTGGCAGTGCCTTGCTAGAATGATTCCTGGCACTGATACAGGTATCTATGTAAGCGTCTGTGTATCTGAGACCATATTGCTGCTGCCAGAGAATGTCAAGAAAGGGATGTCGTTAAAAGATGTCATTGGTTTTGAAATAATGTTTTAGGAAGACCTTGTGAAGCCCATTACATTTCCTTCTGTAGTTAAACTAGGTTTAATAATCCATTCTCCCTTGCTGATGCACGCACACATGTGTAACTTTCAGCCGTCAATGCATAGTacggtggttctcaactcctgtcctcagggcccactaacgcgccagattttaaatattgccttggggagatgcagactagaatacagcaaatgatatcacctgtgatgtatttcagttatcttgcaaacctggcctgttagtgggtcctgagaacCACTGGCATAGTACTATCAAGGTAATCGTCTTGACTTACCTTTTGTGTCCTTTATATTCATTCCATTAAGCCCCTGCTTCTTAATTTGCCTTTATCTTGTTCGAAGCAAGCAcaattttaaatgtgatttttttttttttttttttcttcttttaacagTTCGATGTTATAGAAACTAACATTTTGCACATGGATTTATTTTGGTAACAACTAACAGATTTGTTAATatgaaatatttattattttgttattaggGAATTAAAGGGAATGATGGCTTGGTTGCAAGTATCTTCTATCCAAGTACTGACCTTTTTTGCAGTCAACCAAGGAACGTAAAGAGCAGAGCTATCCTGATTTATCATTGTATGATTTTACTGCTGTCTAAAGCATTTCATAAAGCTCAATTGTACCTTTTCTGAAACCACAAATAGATCAAACTACAAGGAATAGATCTTGTCATTCAGCTCTGGGCCAATAATGACCATTATGGCTGCAGGAGTGCTGGCTGCTGTGTGTCCTTTCCAGTGGACCGACCCTCTGTACAGTAATTTTCTCAAATCGGGGATATTCATGCTCCCTGCTGATGGCAGCATTCCTTATCGTCATCCTGTGGCAAGGATTGTTGCTCCTAGGgccagcactggggagcaggtactgtatacaaaaaaaaggaacacatgAAAGACACTGTGTTGCACcctgttttgagtttttttttttttttttttttttttttttgacaagcaTAATTGGGCTTTACATTGTAATTGAacctctttttttatattatatatgtgtgAGTCATAAACTATGTAAATATTATTCATTACCTTATACATGTTAtcctttaggccccttccacCCGAGGGCAAACTCTGCTAGGTGTCTGCCAGTTCAACGGggaatctgtctgctgatccccactgagcaggtggatgactggTCCGTTTCCACACACAGACAcggcccactctcctctatgggtagTGGGATGTCAACGGACCGCCTGTCTGCTTACATCCAACTGCCATTCGATCCACTCGGGTCGGATGTGGCCCCTTGGTTGCCTTTTTCTGACCCTTGGCActgttctcccactgacaccaacagtgcactattcctcccactgatatcaatgacaaGGCACTATCCTTCCCACTGTTACCAattatagggcactatttctcctcactgatgccaacgatggggcattgtttactctcaGTGGCCCCCCctcaaagcctgaaggacagtaaactggtcctttgtttggaaaatttggagacccctgcactagacgGATAGGGAATGGATCCTTGGCTATTTTTAACAGATTGGATCCTTGGCTATTTTTAACGGattggatcggatgtcagcgggtgtaaacagacacatgtccatttacacctgccacttcatagaggagaatggagggttCAATTGAGTcagtctgaaaaactgacaggttggCCCGAAGGGCCTTACAGGCTTTTCAAGTGTGTGCCCAAAGGTAAATGTTCAACATTGATCCAAATTACCTGCCCACAGCTGTTTACAACTGACAATGGAATCTCATTACCTAGAGCAGCCATGTTCAACCTTTTTGCTGAggaacttttaaaaaatatatttaggtctCTGGGAACTCCTAATAAAATCTtcaggggtcagtgggaagaatgccctttacaGTGATGGTCAGTGAGGAGAGGCCCCCAACAGAGTGGCAGCTTCACAAATGGCTAGAAAGCTATTTAGTGTCATGCTACTGGCTCTGCCAAATGGCATTGGACCAGGAACTATGTAGGCACCACTAGGTGGGAGAGGTCAACCAGCCACAGCGCAAGGAACCCccagcaacctctgaaggaaccacaGTCTTCCACAGACTGGGTGAGAATGGCTAATCTAATGGAATTACCTTGTCGACAGTATTCCCATGCAGATGTAAGCCGATTATCCTCTGATGGTCACAGAGAATGCTTTTATAGGCCTGCCTAAACCTCCTCAAAGAATATAGTTTATTGTCCTTGCCCTGACAAAATTTGTATAGCCAGATTGAAGATGGACCAAATGATGCAGCTTCTGTTCCAAGAGGAATGATATCACTGGCTGTGGTCATTGGGTAAGAGCAAGACAAACTGAAACGCACCAAACACTGGCTGTTTCTGCTATAAAAGATAAATGTATATATTGCTGTTTTGTATTCAAGAGTGATGACTGGGTATGACTAGAACATCAGTGTAAACAGAAGTCATGACATCACTGCCAGGAAAGGCATATTGACTCATCTACTAGTGAATCATTTAGGCATGCATTATTCTGCTCTTTCTCGTTATTTGGCCACTCGCTCTGCACACTTTTAATTGAGCAAAGCTTCTAACTGAACCTTGCTAAAGCTGGATCTGTGTGTATTTGTCAGCTGTAATACCTCAATCCTTAGATGTAGAGGCTTTTTAGACACCTTTGGCAGGGCACCTCGGGGAAGGGTAGTCTCGGAACCACAAGATGTTGTGGTTACTTTTAGCCAGCTACAAACGTTATTAAGGCGAACATGTGCTCAAGCGTACATCTCTATAACGGTATTCTTAGTAGACTGTAACCTTAAGGAGAATATATTACTGGTTTTGATGCTTGATACTTTGTGATAGTTTTGAAATGGTTTGTCACTGATATCATTGGAAAGATCAAGTTCATTGAagttaaccctcccttactctatccaaaaaaaaaaaaaagaaaatgccttTAAACTTAAGCTTCTAAAACCCCTTCCTCTTCAGAGCAGTGGTAAGTTCATACTGCTCCATTGACTTATGTGGGTGCTGCCATGTTAGAGTGACCCCAGGCCATGGGGAAGGCTCTCTGTTGGGTGGGCTGAGAGCCAAGTAGACTCCACAGGCCCTGCAGTGCTCCTGGTCCTGACATATAACCCAGTGATGGATCACAGATCATGAATGGAACAGAAAACAGACTAAAATAGGTGTACACCTTCGCTCTAGCTGAGGCTAGTGTTTCTACATTGTATTGTGTAGCAGAACCGTTATATAAAAGGGATTAATTTGGTATCCAAATAAAGGGAAAATGCTATCTACAGGAGATCCTTTCAATGCTTCTTTGTCATCTGCGTCTCGGCTAACAGTCCTCCAAATTCTTCACTAGGTTGTATGTACATTTGACGCAGGAACATTTGCTCCTTTATAGAAGTCCTCAAACGAATAAAATTGTTGTACGTCAGTAGTGGTGCTTAAAGACTAAGTTCATCTTTTACATAAACTGGGCCATAGCAGTAGGTTAAATCTTGTTTAAGGCAAATGCCATAcctgtaagaccccttttacactgagctgCCCATAGGGTTGCCGGTAAAactctatttttaccgccgactctatgggcggatttgcggcgcattacAGCCACTAgtcaggcgcttttaaccctagctagcggccgagaaaaggTTAAAAAAGCAGTGCATTGCgagcggtatagccacggtgtcccattgatttcaatgggcagcagaggTGGAGGagcactgctccaaagatgcggctagcaggactttttatcATCCTGCTAGCGccatgctccagtgtgaaagcccttgtgtCATACAACCTTGTAGAGGCCATTCAGTATTGTGTCAGTGTATGGAGTTTCAAATCTAGCTAAATGACACTTCATTGTAACAATTGTAACTCCATTGGAAGTATTAACAAGGGCCTTGGCAACAACTTGATGCTTTCTGCTACTCATCAATTGATAAAATGTGATTACAGTTTATTTTTGATCACAGCTCAGATGAACAAATCCAGTAAACTTTACAAATGCACTCCGGACATTTTTGGAATTAAACACGTGAGCCTCTTAGAATATTGGTACGTAAGAAGCCAAAGCAGCCAATCGGAAAACGTTCATTAGTcgtggagggctgtagtttgaagattcCTGGTTTAATGTATGTTGTTACACTTTGCACTATATTATTAAAGGGACATTCCATTTTAAATGaactgctttttttgttttttttttaaatacagttcttaaaatattaataaacggtataattaaatatttattttgttttggaaaccAGGAGAGCTTCTAATAGGCACAATAGCCAATATTGTTTGTACACTCCATTCTGTAAGTGGAAAATGCAGTGTCTGTTCCTTCTCCTAACATACTATTATAATGTCTGTAATACAGGACCTGGAACATTAGGAAGGTAAGCCCCTTCTGCTTCATAGGAGGTTTTAGGCCTAATTCGCTTAGATCTTTCTTTTAGCTGTGTGACTGGTATTTTTAGATCTCTTTAGACTTggcttacaatttttttaataacgCGTTtgcttattttcattttattggcTCTTTGACTTAAGCCTAAAGAGTTTTTCCAAAACTGCAAGGGGGTTGTTGACCATTTTAGATGTAACTAttgcttatggcccgtacacatgatccgaaaattggacgacagatcgtccgacttttttcacttaatggtcgcaagtagaaattgaatagggtactaaagtcacaaattctcgtacgacagacaaaaaagaaaaattaagtgATGTCGtgtttcggacgacaactatactgactaaatgaaCATTTGTACAATCTGGTATTGTACAGGGAACACTTTTATGCTTGTCCGATCGAAAAATATAAGATTAATTGTTgtgatcggctcttgaaagctctgtactaacgatctgattatcgtacgatcgtgtcgaaagcggtattttttcatagatttttttttcttcagatcgtgtgtatgggccattagaGTGCTCTACTCTAAGCTCCTTGATTGCAGTGATTTTTCGAGATTCTACAGTCTTTTGACTTTATGGGAAgtgtacagcagtggttctcaacctcagtcctcaagtacacccaacaggccatgtttgcaggttttcctttttatcttgcacaggtgctttgcacAGTGGGGCCAAGATGTTCATCTACAATGCAAATTTCATCCAGTTCATCTGGAATTGGAAAAATATGTGCTCTGTATATGGCTAGCTTAAGCAATAGAAGGAAATCCCGAAACTTGTGCTTTGTATCGCTGTACTGTGCCAATAACTCTGCATTTactacctaaaaaagaaaaaaaactaggcTGTTATTGCTGGCCAATCAAAAGCTTAACTTCTGTTTGTTTCAGATTGGTGACAGAAATGACTGAAGCCAGAGGTTTTGCATGATGGCCAAGCAGCTAGTACTTTCAGAAGGAAGTCCGCAATGGGTACTTGTTTCTTCTTGGGACAGGTTTCCTTTTGAGGAACTAGCAGTTTCATTTGTTATTAAACACAAATATTTTGTTCCGTTTGTTGCTTTTTATATttcaaatcagtattttttttttaattgcaattaGTACATTAACTATGCAATGTCTTTTTATATTATCTTCGCTCACaattgtgtattgtgtttttttttgtttttgttttatgtcaGAATGGCTGTAGGTTTGTTTTAGTGTGGCTTCCTGATAACGGCTTACACTTTTAAACCATGGAAATGCTGCTTTGTAAAATAACTTCCTTCTATACTGTCCTGATTTCTAATGTACACTTCATACCTATTCATGTGATATTAGCTTTGATCCTAGTTTCCAATAAATATTGCTGATAATCACTAGACTTGTCAttatttttaaagcaaattttCTACAGGTCACTGCATCATTAATTACTTTGGTCACCTTTTACTTAAAAAGGAATGGAAAGTTTACCTTGTACTTCAGAGCTTTTCATAGGATTGAATTTAGAGTGCATCAAGCACACACAAGCCTGGCACTGGAGATTAGGGATAAGccgcacacaccccccccccccccccccgttcgcacTAGAACATCcgaacggaccaaacgttcgcGTGAAaaattagaaccccattgaagtctatgggactcgaactttaaattcaaaagtgctcattttaaagcctaatatgcaagttattgtcataaaacgggtttgagaacccggtcttgccccagagaacatgtatcaatggaatttttttttaaaactgtagtttttttctgaagcagtgatttctaatgatgcttaaagtgaaaaaaataattgaaaaatttgtttaaatatcgtacctgctgggggtctatagtatgcctgcagaaaataagattactataagaaaaaagtaatttaaaactgcttgcggctttaatgtaatgtctggtccctgcaatatggatgaaaatcattgagaaaaatagcacagacacagacagtacacacaccacgtagctttgggtgcacactgcagaggacacagacagtacaccacgtgagaatactgcagctagcacaatcacctgcctgtcagtaaattgggaagagctgatctagctaaactcaatacagtgtataaatatacaacacctgggatgcatatatatcctctacacactgtaactctaactgaatagcctgcctgctctatctacctgcaataaatgactctctctctctctctctctcaaccaccgcaacacactacacaaggccgacttgcagtctgccttttatagtgtggggcgtgtactaaaccccctgagccataattggccaaagccaccctggctcagggtccaggtatcgcctcatgctaccagtagtgaaaaacagtcagaaagaggaggagaaaaagtcagtggcctccacctgtaaaagcattcctgttttggagggtGTCTTATTtctgcccatctagtgcacctgttgttaatttagcaccaaagcagctgaaactgattaacaaccccctcttcTACTTAACTGACATACCACAGgagtttaattgacttgatgctatactcttaggcccctttcacgcggggGTGGTAAAGcaccgtcaattttgcggcgctttttggctgctagcggggcgcttttaccccccctgctagtggcctgagaaagggttaaaaccactgcagaggcgctttgccggcagtatagccgcggtgccccattgatttcaataggcatgagcggtggaggagcggtatacacaccgctccaaagatgctgcttgcaggacttcttttttaccttcctgctagtgcaccgctccagtgtgaaagcactctgggctttcacactggagagacagcagcggctgtttcaggtcgctttgcaggtgctatttttagcgttctaacgcctgcaaagcgacccagtctgaaaggggtcttagagtgctttcacactgaatgtACCCGGGCATCGGCCATAAAATGCAGCTATTTTTGGCAGTGCTTTACTGTAATTTTTGcggcgcttttcggccgctagcagggcgcctTTAACCCATTGAAcaattgttggaatttccgacaacaaatgttggctgtgaatgctctcaaattttccgacaaaaattgtgttccgtcggattatctgatcgcgtgtacacaaATCTGTCGGACTAAAATACAAAGAcgcatgctcaaaaccaatgctaaacatcagacaacaatagcagaatttgcccaaagggttggcggtaaagagctgaaaaaccacgcgGTTtgatgaatgttggctgaaaatgttttgccgtgtgtatgcataccaagttcatggaaaagtcagatggaagtctgatcgtgtgtacaaggctttagagagCCTTACTGTCAGAAGACACgtaggctttattttttttaatcttaagtaATTATAAATCATGGCGTAGTATTCTGTATTACCCTTTTTTAGCCAGGTGGCGCTTTTCTGATACAGTTCTGAAAGAAGCATGTTTATAGAGCGCAATGTGTTATCCGAGCTATTTCTCATTCCATCCTTCAGTACAGGTTTTAATGGAGCTATTGTGTCTAAGTAGGCTATAGTGCTTTGGGAATCCTTTGTTAGATCTATTTCTAAAACGATATTGGTACTAGACCTGTACAAGTTAAAATggtttaaaaactttattttacaATTCAAAGTCTGAAATAAAATTAATACCAACTGCTAAACCTAGTATAGACACCAGGTCAAAAGTCATTTctattagagccctttcacactgagccgccccgagcgtcggcggtaaatcgctgctatttttagcagtgctttaccgtcaGATTTGCTGCGCTTTTCAGCCACTAGTGGGGCGGTTGATGtcaaagctgctggcaggactcttTCTGATGCCCTGACAGCgcacctctccagtgtgaaagcccttgggctttcacactggagtgaatggagcagctgttttaggACCCTTTTGCAGCTGCTATTTTTAAgactatagtgcctgcaaaagGCCCCATCTTACTGATTCAAGTGGCTTACATTTAAAAATACGTTAACAATTTTTATTCAAAAATCAACCTATCAAAATAACAACCCAATACTCAGTTATAATTTGACAATGTTGTCAGACATCACAAGGGCACTAATGGTAATCATACTAGTACCAATTGCACCCCTGTGAATAGCCACCATAGATCTTATAGTAGACTATATGAACGGTTTCAATTGTTTtacataaaaactttttaaattatatttataaGTCTGTACAATCAAACTGCAACACATGTGGCCAGATTTACAGTATGAAGAATCAACATCATTAGGTTTAGGGTAGTAGAGAaaaataattttccaaaaaaaaattcaacatgcaATTTGTGAAAATTGAAATCCCTGATGACTGTGTTGTGTAACTTTACTTTCTGATTCTTGCATTACATTACTTTCAGTCTGCCAATACAGTTGAGTCTCACTGGTAGTTATGAGATGCAGAAATCAGCCTGTTCCAAGATCACCAAATAGGAGTTGAATGGCAATGAGCAGTACAGTAACCCTGAAAGAAAAACAAAGGTGGTTCGAAAGGTTTGTGGCCCTGACGAATCATGGTAAAATCGCACAGAATCGCGGGACgcctgtcgcccaaaagaagtGTACTTATGGGTGACAGGCGTCCTGCGATTCTGTTTG
This window encodes:
- the RAB33B gene encoding ras-related protein Rab-33B, encoding MSSATGGDRGLESSLEASMNSTCSYGSTRARIFKIIVIGDSNVGKTCLTYRFCTSYFPERTEATIGVDFRERGVEIDGEKIKIQLWDTAGQERFRKSMVQHYYRNVHAVVFVYDITNMASFQSLPAWIEECKQHLLTNDVPRILVGNKCDLKDSIQVPTDLAQKFADAHSMPMFETSAKNTNDHVEAIFMTLAHKLKSHKPLVLSQPPESTVELNSVPKTSFPCGC